A region of Streptomyces cinnamoneus DNA encodes the following proteins:
- a CDS encoding bifunctional GNAT family N-acetyltransferase/acetate--CoA ligase family protein, giving the protein MQMPPEHVYPAHWEADVVLRDGGTAQIRPIAPDDAQRLVSFYEQVSDESKYYRFFAPYPRLSDRDVHRFTHHDYVDRVGLAATVGGEFIATVRYDRIDARGLPASSPADEAEVAFLVQDAHQGRGVASALLEHIAAVARERSIRRFAAEVLPANTKMIKVFTDAGYTQKRSFEDGVVRLELDLEPTDRSLAVQRAREQRAEARSVRRLLAPGSVAVVGTGREPGGMGRTVLRNLLAGGYTGRVYAVNRAFPEGPSTLEPEGVPAHRSVLGIEDPVDLAVVAVPAAQVPSVVADCGEHGVQGLVVLSAGYAESGQEGRDRQRELVRQARSYGMRLIGPNAFGLINTAAGVRLNASLSPELPAAGRVGLFSQSGAIGIALLGGLHRRAAGLVGISTFVSAGNRADLSGNDFLQYWHDDPDTDVALMYLESLGNPRKFTRLAKRTAARKPLVVVKGARHGAVAAPTGHAVPTTRIPDATVSDLLRQAGVIRVDTVTELADVGLLLASQPLPAGPRVAILGNSESLALLTYDAVLTEGLRPQPPRDLTTAAAPADFRAALAEALADRSCDAVVVTAIPWVGDASAADLAAALREAVARSRAAKPVSVVHLEIPGLAEALAAPLPDEGGPAESRPEAGGEAAEAPAPAVRIPAYPAAERAVRALAEAVRYAQWRRQAADPGRVPEYEDIDEAGAAADIGVLLEAHGATPGTGPRRAVTLSAADTQRLLARYGIAVLPALPAPDPDGAVRAARRLGFPVALKPTAPHLRHRADLGGVRLDLGTESELRRAYAELTELLGKPEETRLVVQSMAPRGVDTVVRAAIDPAAGAVLSFGLAGAPSLLLGDTAHRLVPATDRDVSDLIRSIRTAPLLFGWRGSTPVDTPALEELLLRVSRLVDDHPEVVGADLEPVIVAPHGVHILGASIRLAPPPARTDLGPRSLPHY; this is encoded by the coding sequence ATGCAGATGCCGCCCGAGCACGTGTACCCGGCCCACTGGGAAGCCGACGTCGTGCTGCGCGACGGCGGCACGGCGCAGATCCGCCCCATCGCCCCGGACGACGCGCAGCGTCTGGTCAGCTTCTACGAGCAGGTCTCGGACGAGTCCAAGTACTACCGCTTCTTCGCCCCCTACCCCCGGCTCTCCGACCGGGACGTGCACCGCTTCACCCACCACGACTACGTGGACCGCGTGGGCCTGGCCGCCACCGTCGGCGGCGAGTTCATCGCGACCGTGCGCTACGACCGCATCGACGCGCGCGGCCTGCCGGCCTCCTCCCCGGCCGACGAGGCCGAGGTGGCCTTCCTCGTCCAGGACGCCCACCAGGGCAGAGGCGTGGCCTCCGCCCTCCTGGAGCACATCGCGGCGGTGGCCCGCGAGCGCTCGATCCGGCGCTTCGCCGCCGAGGTGCTGCCGGCCAACACCAAGATGATCAAGGTGTTCACGGACGCCGGCTACACCCAGAAGCGCAGCTTCGAGGACGGCGTCGTCCGCCTCGAACTCGACCTGGAACCCACCGACAGGTCCCTCGCCGTCCAGCGCGCCCGCGAGCAGCGCGCCGAGGCCCGCTCCGTGCGGAGGCTGCTCGCCCCCGGCTCCGTCGCGGTCGTCGGCACCGGCCGCGAGCCCGGCGGCATGGGCCGCACCGTGCTGCGCAACCTCCTCGCCGGCGGCTACACCGGCCGTGTGTACGCGGTCAACAGGGCGTTCCCCGAGGGCCCTTCGACGCTGGAACCCGAGGGCGTCCCGGCCCACCGCTCCGTCCTGGGCATCGAGGACCCCGTCGACCTCGCCGTCGTCGCGGTGCCGGCGGCGCAGGTGCCATCCGTCGTCGCCGACTGCGGTGAGCACGGCGTCCAGGGCCTCGTCGTCCTCTCCGCCGGATACGCGGAGAGCGGGCAGGAGGGCCGCGACCGCCAGCGCGAGCTGGTCCGCCAGGCCCGTTCGTACGGGATGCGCCTCATCGGCCCCAACGCCTTCGGCCTGATCAACACCGCCGCCGGCGTCCGGCTCAACGCCTCCCTGTCGCCCGAGCTGCCCGCCGCCGGGCGGGTCGGCCTCTTCAGCCAGTCCGGCGCGATCGGCATCGCCCTCCTGGGCGGACTGCACCGGCGGGCCGCCGGCCTCGTCGGCATCTCGACCTTCGTCTCCGCCGGGAACCGCGCGGACCTCTCCGGCAACGACTTCCTCCAGTACTGGCACGACGACCCCGACACGGACGTCGCGCTGATGTACCTGGAGTCCCTCGGCAACCCCCGGAAGTTCACGCGCCTGGCCAAGCGCACGGCGGCCCGCAAGCCGCTCGTCGTCGTCAAGGGCGCCCGGCACGGCGCCGTCGCCGCGCCCACAGGGCACGCCGTGCCCACCACCCGCATCCCCGACGCCACCGTCTCCGACCTGCTGCGCCAGGCCGGCGTCATCCGCGTCGACACCGTGACCGAACTGGCCGACGTGGGACTGCTGCTGGCCTCCCAGCCGCTGCCCGCCGGCCCGCGCGTGGCCATCCTCGGCAACTCCGAGTCCCTCGCCCTGCTCACGTACGACGCCGTGCTGACCGAAGGGCTGCGCCCCCAGCCCCCGCGTGACCTGACCACGGCCGCCGCGCCCGCCGACTTCCGCGCCGCCCTCGCCGAGGCCCTCGCCGACCGCTCCTGCGACGCCGTGGTCGTCACGGCCATCCCCTGGGTCGGCGACGCCTCGGCGGCGGACCTGGCCGCCGCCCTGCGCGAGGCGGTCGCCCGGTCCCGGGCCGCGAAGCCCGTGTCCGTCGTCCACCTGGAGATCCCGGGCCTCGCGGAAGCCCTGGCCGCCCCGCTGCCGGACGAGGGCGGTCCGGCGGAGAGCCGCCCCGAGGCCGGGGGAGAGGCCGCCGAAGCCCCCGCCCCCGCCGTCCGGATACCGGCCTATCCGGCCGCCGAGCGCGCCGTGCGGGCCCTCGCCGAGGCCGTCCGGTACGCGCAATGGCGCCGCCAGGCCGCCGACCCCGGGCGCGTGCCCGAGTACGAGGACATCGACGAGGCCGGAGCCGCCGCCGACATCGGCGTGCTGCTGGAGGCGCACGGCGCGACCCCGGGCACGGGCCCGCGCCGGGCCGTCACCCTCTCCGCCGCCGACACCCAGCGCCTCCTCGCCCGGTACGGCATCGCCGTCCTGCCCGCGCTGCCCGCCCCCGACCCCGACGGCGCGGTGCGGGCCGCCCGCCGCCTCGGCTTCCCCGTCGCCCTCAAGCCCACCGCGCCGCACCTGCGGCACCGCGCCGACCTCGGCGGCGTCCGGCTCGACCTCGGCACCGAGAGCGAACTGCGCCGGGCCTACGCCGAATTGACCGAACTGCTCGGCAAGCCCGAGGAGACCCGGCTCGTCGTCCAGTCGATGGCCCCCCGCGGGGTGGACACCGTCGTCCGGGCCGCCATCGACCCGGCGGCCGGCGCCGTGCTGTCCTTCGGGCTGGCCGGCGCCCCCTCCCTGCTGCTCGGCGACACCGCCCACCGTCTCGTCCCGGCCACCGACCGGGACGTCTCCGACCTGATCCGCTCGATCCGCACCGCGCCCCTGCTCTTCGGCTGGCGCGGCTCCACCCCGGTGGACACCCCCGCCCTGGAGGAACTGCTGCTGCGCGTCTCCCGCCTGGTCGACGACCACCCGGAGGTCGTCGGCGCGGACCTCGAGCCCGTGATCGTCGCCCCGCACGGAGTGCACATCCTGGGCGCCTCCATACGTCTCGCCCCACCGCCCGCCAGGACGGACCTCGGCCCGCGCAGCCTGCCGCACTACTAG
- a CDS encoding HPr family phosphocarrier protein, whose protein sequence is MVERRVNVGWAEGLHARPASIFVRAATAAGVPVTIAKADGTPVNAASMLAVLGLGAQGGEEIVLATEAEGAEAALDRLAKLVAEGLEELPETV, encoded by the coding sequence ATGGTTGAGCGCCGCGTAAACGTCGGCTGGGCCGAGGGCCTGCACGCCCGGCCCGCGTCGATCTTCGTCCGTGCGGCGACGGCCGCCGGCGTCCCCGTGACGATCGCCAAGGCCGACGGCACCCCCGTCAACGCCGCCTCGATGCTCGCGGTGCTGGGCCTGGGCGCCCAGGGCGGCGAGGAGATCGTCCTCGCCACCGAGGCGGAGGGTGCCGAGGCCGCGCTCGACCGTCTGGCCAAGCTGGTCGCCGAGGGGCTCGAGGAGCTCCCCGAGACCGTCTGA
- a CDS encoding CobW family GTP-binding protein: MAKRQIPVIVLAGFLGSGKTTLLNHLLARSGGSRIGAVVNDFGKIEIDAMTVAGQVDSMVSLGNGCLCCAVDTSELDGFLDRLSRPAARIDVIVIEASGLAEPQEIIRMILASENKSIVYGGLVEVVDAAEFSAVRATHPELDRHVAIADLVVLNKADRIGDEERESLLGTLAELAPGTPVVPVSYGRIDPELLFDRKPREDHREAVRQLTFEDLGADESACSSDDGHDHGHGCGHLHAAYESVEFISETPMNPRRLMEFLDGRPAGLYRIKGFVHFGVKGHRQKFTLHAVGDFLRFYRSAWARSEERATRLVMIGRGIDARALTDGLEACRDLAPQDAGPDSMWGVLRYARS; encoded by the coding sequence AAGCGGGGGCAGCCGGATCGGGGCCGTCGTCAACGACTTCGGCAAGATCGAGATTGACGCGATGACCGTCGCCGGCCAGGTCGACTCCATGGTCTCGCTGGGCAACGGCTGCCTGTGCTGCGCCGTCGACACCAGCGAGCTGGACGGGTTCCTGGACCGGCTCTCGCGCCCCGCGGCCCGCATCGACGTCATCGTCATCGAGGCCAGTGGGCTGGCGGAGCCGCAGGAGATCATCCGGATGATCCTGGCCAGCGAGAACAAGAGCATCGTCTACGGCGGGCTGGTCGAGGTCGTCGACGCGGCCGAGTTCTCCGCCGTCCGGGCCACGCACCCGGAACTGGACCGGCACGTGGCCATCGCCGACCTCGTCGTCCTCAACAAGGCCGACCGGATCGGGGACGAGGAGCGCGAGAGCCTGCTCGGGACGCTCGCGGAGCTGGCGCCCGGGACGCCGGTCGTCCCGGTGTCGTACGGCCGGATCGACCCCGAGCTGCTCTTCGACCGCAAGCCCCGGGAGGACCACCGGGAGGCCGTCCGGCAGCTCACCTTCGAGGACCTCGGCGCGGACGAGAGCGCGTGCTCGTCAGACGACGGGCACGATCACGGCCACGGCTGCGGGCATCTGCACGCCGCCTACGAGAGCGTCGAATTCATATCCGAGACCCCCATGAACCCGCGCCGGCTGATGGAGTTCCTCGACGGCCGGCCGGCGGGGCTCTACCGCATCAAGGGGTTCGTCCACTTCGGAGTGAAGGGCCACCGGCAGAAGTTCACCCTGCATGCCGTCGGCGATTTCCTGCGGTTCTACCGGTCGGCGTGGGCGCGCTCCGAGGAGCGCGCCACCCGCCTCGTCATGATCGGCAGGGGCATCGACGCCCGGGCCCTGACGGACGGGCTCGAAGCCTGCCGGGACCTCGCACCGCAGGACGCCGGGCCCGACAGCATGTGGGGCGTCCTGCGGTACGCGCGGTCCTGA
- a CDS encoding DNA gyrase/topoisomerase IV subunit A, with translation MARRSTKTPPPEEFEERILDIDVVDEMQGSFLEYAYSVIYSRALPDARDGLKPVQRRIIYQMNEMGLRPERSYVKCARVVGEVMGKLHPHGDASIYDALVRMAQPFSMRVPLVDGHGNFGSLGNDDPPAAMRYTEARMAAATSLMTDSIDEETVDFTPNYDGSEREPVALPSAYPNLLVNGSSGIAVGMATNMPPHNLGEVVAAARHLIKHPGADLETLMRYVPGPDLPTGGRIVGLAGIRDAYETGRGTFKIRATVSVENVTARRKGLVVTELPFTVGPEKVVSKIKDLVGAKKLQGIADVKDLTDRAHGLRLVIEIKNGFNPEAVLQQLYKLTPMEESFGINNVALVDGQPLTLGLKELLEVYVDHRFEVVRRRSEFRRTKRRDRLHLVEGLLVALLDIDEVIRIIRSSENAAAAKESLVARFSLSEVQTQYILDTPLRRLTKFDRIELESERDRLHQEIEKLTQILESDAELRKLVSSELADVAKKFGTDRRTVLLESAGAPASAVPLQVADDPCRVLLSSTGLLARTATGEPFPPGAGEAKRVKHDAIVSAVPATALGEVGAVTSAGRLLRLRVIDLPQLPETAAAPNLAGGAPVPEFLSLEDGERVVCLTTLDESSPGLAIGTEQGVVKRVVPDYPANKDELEVITLKDGDRIVGAAELRTGEEDLVFVTDDAQLLRYQASQVRPQGRPAGGMAGIKLSSGAKVISFTVVDPAEDAVVFTVAGARGGLPGDVSEGSAKLTPFDQYPRKGRATGGVRCQRFLKGEDCLVLAWAGLAPARAADAKGSPVPLPDPDPRRDGSGTPLPKPVAVVAGPV, from the coding sequence ATGGCCCGCCGCAGCACGAAGACCCCGCCGCCGGAAGAGTTCGAGGAGCGCATCCTCGACATCGACGTCGTCGACGAGATGCAGGGCTCCTTCCTCGAGTACGCCTACTCCGTCATCTACTCCCGCGCCCTGCCGGACGCGCGCGACGGCCTCAAGCCCGTCCAGCGCCGGATCATCTACCAGATGAACGAGATGGGGCTGCGCCCCGAGCGGTCGTACGTGAAGTGCGCCCGCGTCGTCGGCGAGGTGATGGGTAAGCTCCACCCGCACGGCGACGCCTCGATCTACGACGCCCTGGTCCGCATGGCCCAGCCCTTCTCCATGCGCGTGCCGCTGGTGGACGGCCACGGCAACTTCGGCTCGCTCGGCAACGACGACCCGCCCGCGGCCATGCGGTACACCGAGGCCCGGATGGCGGCGGCGACGTCCCTGATGACCGACTCCATCGACGAGGAGACGGTCGACTTCACGCCGAACTACGACGGCAGCGAGCGGGAGCCCGTCGCCCTGCCCTCGGCGTATCCGAACCTGCTGGTCAACGGCTCGTCCGGGATCGCGGTCGGCATGGCGACGAACATGCCGCCGCACAATCTGGGCGAGGTCGTCGCCGCCGCCCGCCACCTGATCAAGCACCCGGGCGCCGACCTCGAGACGCTCATGAGGTACGTGCCGGGGCCGGACCTGCCCACGGGCGGCCGGATCGTGGGCCTGGCCGGCATCCGGGACGCCTACGAGACCGGCCGCGGCACCTTCAAGATCCGCGCCACCGTCTCCGTGGAGAACGTGACGGCCCGCCGCAAGGGCCTGGTCGTCACCGAGCTGCCCTTCACGGTGGGCCCGGAGAAGGTCGTCTCCAAGATCAAGGATCTGGTCGGCGCGAAGAAGCTCCAGGGCATCGCCGACGTGAAGGACCTCACCGACCGCGCCCACGGCCTCCGGCTGGTCATCGAGATCAAGAACGGCTTCAACCCCGAGGCCGTCCTGCAGCAGCTCTACAAGCTCACGCCGATGGAGGAGTCCTTCGGCATCAACAACGTCGCGCTGGTGGACGGCCAGCCGCTGACGCTGGGCCTGAAGGAGCTGCTGGAGGTCTACGTCGACCACCGCTTCGAGGTGGTGCGCCGCCGCAGCGAGTTCCGCCGCACCAAGCGCCGCGACCGGCTGCACCTGGTGGAGGGGCTGCTGGTGGCGCTCCTCGACATCGACGAAGTCATCCGGATCATCCGATCGAGTGAGAACGCCGCGGCGGCGAAGGAGTCACTCGTCGCGCGCTTCTCGCTCTCCGAGGTGCAGACGCAGTACATCCTCGACACCCCGCTGCGCCGCCTGACGAAGTTCGACCGCATCGAGCTGGAGTCCGAGCGGGACAGGCTCCACCAGGAGATCGAGAAGCTGACGCAGATCCTCGAGTCCGACGCCGAGCTGCGCAAGCTCGTCTCCTCCGAACTGGCGGACGTGGCGAAGAAGTTCGGCACCGACCGGCGCACTGTGCTGCTGGAGTCGGCGGGCGCCCCGGCCTCCGCGGTGCCGCTGCAGGTCGCGGACGACCCGTGCCGGGTACTGCTCTCCTCCACGGGGCTGCTGGCCCGTACGGCCACGGGCGAGCCGTTCCCGCCGGGCGCGGGCGAGGCCAAGCGCGTCAAGCACGACGCGATCGTCTCGGCGGTGCCGGCCACGGCGCTCGGCGAGGTGGGCGCGGTGACCTCGGCCGGCCGGCTGCTGCGGCTGAGGGTGATCGACCTGCCGCAGCTGCCGGAGACGGCCGCGGCGCCGAACCTGGCGGGCGGTGCGCCGGTGCCGGAGTTCCTGTCGCTGGAGGACGGCGAGCGGGTGGTCTGCCTGACCACGCTGGACGAGTCGTCGCCGGGTCTCGCCATCGGCACGGAGCAGGGCGTTGTCAAGCGCGTGGTCCCCGACTACCCCGCCAACAAGGACGAGCTGGAGGTCATCACCCTCAAGGACGGTGACCGCATCGTCGGCGCGGCGGAGCTGCGCACGGGCGAGGAGGACCTGGTCTTCGTCACCGACGACGCCCAGCTGCTGCGCTACCAGGCCTCGCAGGTGCGTCCGCAGGGGCGCCCGGCGGGCGGCATGGCGGGCATCAAGCTGTCGTCCGGCGCCAAGGTCATCTCCTTCACGGTCGTCGACCCGGCGGAGGACGCGGTGGTCTTCACCGTGGCCGGCGCCCGGGGCGGTCTGCCCGGTGACGTCTCGGAGGGGTCGGCGAAGCTCACGCCGTTCGACCAGTACCCGCGCAAGGGACGGGCGACCGGCGGCGTGCGCTGTCAGCGCTTCCTGAAGGGTGAGGACTGCCTGGTCCTGGCCTGGGCGGGGCTCGCCCCGGCCCGTGCCGCGGACGCCAAGGGCTCCCCCGTGCCGCTGCCCGACCCCGACCCGCGCCGCGACGGCTCGGGCACGCCGCTGCCCAAGCCGGTGGCGGTGGTCGCGGGACCGGTGTAG
- a CDS encoding M23 family metallopeptidase: MSFTRPSGKHRRPSRAVRVSANVAGIATLTAAGVVAGVAAPAFAASGDDSQRPEDTGLTQAIVMGDVMADTIDAQAETQRSAADEAAARSHAEAAAKQKAADVKQRYEEAKRKLEEEREAKERAAREEERKRLNTFVMPITGSYVSTSYKASSGLWSSGSHTGVDFHADSGTSVHAVGAGTIVEAGWGGAYGNNVVIKHNDGTYTQYGHLLTIEVSVGQSVTAGQEIGVSGATGNVTGPHLHFEARTGATYGTDIDPVAYLRSHGVDI; this comes from the coding sequence ATGTCGTTCACCCGTCCCAGCGGGAAGCACCGTCGTCCCAGCCGTGCCGTGCGCGTCAGCGCCAACGTGGCGGGCATAGCCACCCTGACGGCGGCCGGCGTCGTCGCGGGTGTCGCGGCCCCGGCCTTCGCCGCCTCCGGCGACGACTCCCAGCGCCCCGAGGACACGGGCCTGACGCAGGCCATCGTCATGGGCGACGTCATGGCGGACACCATCGACGCCCAGGCCGAGACCCAGCGCAGCGCCGCCGACGAGGCCGCCGCCCGGTCCCACGCCGAGGCCGCGGCCAAGCAGAAGGCCGCCGACGTCAAGCAGCGCTACGAAGAGGCCAAGCGCAAGCTTGAGGAGGAGCGCGAGGCCAAGGAGCGCGCCGCCCGCGAGGAGGAGCGCAAGCGCCTCAACACCTTCGTGATGCCGATCACCGGCTCCTACGTCTCCACCTCCTACAAGGCCTCCAGTGGCCTGTGGTCCTCCGGCAGCCACACCGGCGTGGACTTCCACGCCGACTCGGGTACCTCGGTGCACGCGGTGGGCGCGGGCACGATCGTCGAGGCCGGCTGGGGCGGCGCCTACGGCAACAACGTCGTCATCAAGCACAACGACGGCACCTACACGCAGTACGGCCACCTGCTGACCATCGAGGTGTCCGTCGGCCAGTCCGTCACCGCCGGCCAGGAGATCGGCGTCTCGGGCGCCACGGGCAACGTCACCGGCCCGCACCTGCACTTCGAGGCCCGCACCGGCGCCACCTACGGCACCGACATCGACCCGGTCGCCTACCTGCGCTCCCACGGCGTCGACATCTGA
- a CDS encoding M16 family metallopeptidase, whose product MGHTATQQAGSGGLTATEHRLANGLRVVLSEDHLTPVAAVCLWYDVGSRHEVKGRTGLAHLFEHLMFQGSAQVKGNGHFELVQGAGGSLNGTTSFERTNYFETMPAHQLELALWLEADRMGSLLTALDEESMENQRDVVKNERRQRYDNVPYGTAFEKLTAMAYPDGHPYHHTPIGSMADLDAASLEDARNFFRTYYAPNNAVLSVVGDIDPERTLAWIEKYFGSIPGHDGKQPPRDGTLPDTIGEELREVVREEVPSRALMAAYRLPHDGTREGDAADLALTILGGGESSRLHNRLVRHDRSAVAAGFGLLRLAGAPSLGWLDVKASGGVEVPDIESAVDEELARFALEGPTPQEMERAQAQLEREWLDRLATVSGRADELCRFAVLFGDPQLALTAVHRALDITPEEVQAVAKARLHPANRAVLVYEPTSPQADADATGKNEEEETAK is encoded by the coding sequence ATGGGTCACACGGCCACGCAACAGGCCGGTTCCGGCGGCCTGACAGCGACGGAGCACCGCCTGGCCAATGGCCTGCGGGTCGTGCTCTCCGAGGACCATCTGACCCCGGTCGCGGCCGTCTGCCTCTGGTACGACGTCGGTTCGCGCCACGAGGTCAAGGGCCGCACCGGCCTCGCCCACCTCTTCGAGCACCTGATGTTCCAGGGCTCGGCGCAGGTCAAGGGCAACGGCCACTTCGAGCTGGTGCAGGGGGCGGGCGGCTCGCTCAACGGCACCACCAGCTTCGAGCGCACCAACTACTTCGAGACCATGCCCGCCCACCAGCTGGAGCTGGCCCTGTGGCTCGAAGCCGACCGGATGGGCTCGCTGCTGACCGCGCTGGACGAGGAGTCCATGGAGAACCAGCGCGACGTCGTCAAGAACGAGCGCCGCCAGCGGTACGACAACGTGCCCTATGGCACGGCCTTCGAGAAGCTGACGGCCATGGCCTACCCCGACGGCCACCCGTACCACCACACGCCGATCGGCTCCATGGCCGACCTGGACGCCGCCTCCCTGGAGGACGCGCGGAACTTCTTCCGCACGTACTACGCGCCCAACAACGCCGTCCTCTCCGTCGTCGGCGACATCGACCCCGAGCGGACGCTCGCCTGGATCGAGAAGTACTTCGGCTCCATCCCGGGCCACGACGGCAAGCAGCCCCCGCGCGACGGCACCCTCCCCGACACCATCGGCGAGGAGCTGCGCGAGGTCGTCCGCGAGGAGGTGCCCTCCCGCGCCCTGATGGCCGCCTACCGCCTCCCGCACGACGGCACGCGCGAGGGCGACGCCGCCGACCTGGCCCTCACCATCCTCGGCGGCGGCGAGTCCTCCCGCCTCCACAACCGCCTGGTCCGGCACGACCGCTCCGCCGTCGCCGCCGGCTTCGGCCTGCTGCGCCTGGCCGGCGCCCCCTCCCTGGGCTGGCTGGACGTCAAGGCGTCCGGCGGCGTCGAGGTGCCCGACATCGAGAGTGCCGTCGACGAGGAGCTGGCCCGCTTCGCCCTGGAGGGGCCCACCCCCCAGGAGATGGAGCGTGCCCAGGCCCAGCTGGAGCGCGAGTGGCTGGACCGGCTCGCCACCGTCAGCGGACGGGCCGACGAACTGTGCCGCTTCGCCGTGCTGTTCGGCGACCCGCAGCTCGCCCTGACCGCGGTGCACCGCGCCCTGGACATCACCCCGGAGGAGGTGCAGGCCGTCGCCAAGGCCCGGCTGCACCCCGCCAACCGCGCCGTGCTGGTGTACGAGCCGACCTCGCCCCAGGCGGACGCCGACGCCACCGGCAAGAACGAGGAAGAGGAGACGGCAAAGTGA
- a CDS encoding GntR family transcriptional regulator translates to MCTAIRDDIVSGVLPPGGRLVEEILARRYGVSRVPVREALRTLASEGFVIIRRNAGACVAEPSEQEAADLLDVRALLEPLGAARAAQRRTEAHLKVLRGLVRLGQDRARTGRVGDLRPLADWFDETLAQASGSPSLATLLTQLRRKIAWVYAAEPSPRPTVDWETCGALVDAVARRDAERAGSLAAVRAQRSPGAYRLHRPGRAKRVVNTAGARP, encoded by the coding sequence GTGTGCACGGCAATTCGCGACGACATCGTCTCGGGTGTGCTCCCGCCGGGCGGCCGGCTCGTCGAGGAAATCCTCGCCCGCCGCTACGGGGTCTCCCGGGTGCCCGTGCGCGAAGCCCTGCGCACCCTCGCCTCCGAGGGATTCGTGATCATCCGCCGGAACGCCGGGGCCTGCGTGGCCGAGCCCTCCGAGCAGGAGGCGGCCGACCTGCTCGACGTGCGCGCCCTGCTGGAGCCCCTGGGGGCCGCCCGGGCGGCCCAGCGCCGTACGGAGGCGCACCTGAAGGTCCTGCGCGGCCTGGTGCGCCTGGGTCAGGACCGGGCCCGCACGGGGCGGGTGGGCGACCTGCGCCCGCTCGCCGACTGGTTCGACGAGACCCTCGCCCAGGCGTCCGGCAGCCCCAGCCTGGCCACGCTTCTCACCCAGCTGCGCCGCAAGATCGCCTGGGTGTACGCGGCCGAGCCGTCACCGCGGCCCACGGTGGACTGGGAAACCTGCGGGGCCCTGGTGGACGCCGTGGCCCGGCGCGACGCCGAGCGCGCCGGGTCGCTCGCCGCCGTCCGTGCGCAGCGCTCCCCCGGCGCCTACCGGCTGCACCGGCCGGGACGCGCGAAACGTGTCGTCAACACAGCCGGCGCGCGGCCTTAA
- a CDS encoding M16 family metallopeptidase — protein sequence MEFHPQPQPGLPSPWDFPAPERGQLPNGLTVLRCHRPGQQVVAVEVVLDAPLDAEPEGLDGVATIMARAFSEGTDKLSAEDFTAELERCGATLDAHADHPGVRVSLEVPASRLPKALGLLADALRAPAFPDNEVERLVLNRLDEIPHELANPARRAAMALAAELFPAGTRMSRPRQGSQETVERIDAAAVRAFYEAHVRPAAATVVVVGDFTGVDLDHALAESLGAWTGGPAEPRPMPAISTEDAGRVVIVDRPGAVQTQLLLGRVGTDRHDRAWPAQVLGTYCLGGTLTSRLDRVLREEKGYTYGVRAFCQALRSAPDGTGLGMVAVSGSVDTPNTGPALEDLWGVLRTLAAEGLTEAERDVAVQNLVGVAPLKYETAAAVAGTFADQVEQYLPDDYQAGLYERLAETGTVEATAAVVNAFPADRLVTVLVGDAAEIAEPVKALGIGPVTVVSA from the coding sequence ATGGAATTCCACCCCCAGCCCCAGCCCGGCCTGCCGAGCCCCTGGGACTTCCCCGCCCCCGAGCGCGGCCAGCTCCCCAACGGCCTCACCGTGCTGCGCTGCCACCGCCCGGGCCAGCAGGTCGTCGCCGTCGAGGTCGTCCTGGACGCCCCCCTGGACGCCGAGCCCGAGGGCCTGGACGGCGTCGCCACGATCATGGCGCGCGCCTTCTCCGAGGGCACCGACAAGCTCAGCGCCGAGGACTTCACCGCCGAGCTGGAGCGCTGCGGCGCCACCCTGGACGCGCACGCCGACCACCCGGGCGTCCGGGTCTCGCTGGAGGTCCCGGCCTCCCGCCTGCCCAAGGCCCTCGGCCTGCTCGCGGACGCCCTGCGCGCCCCGGCCTTCCCGGACAACGAGGTGGAACGCCTCGTGCTCAACCGCCTGGACGAGATCCCGCACGAGCTGGCCAACCCCGCCCGGCGCGCCGCCATGGCCCTGGCCGCCGAGCTCTTCCCGGCCGGCACGCGCATGTCCCGGCCGCGCCAGGGCAGCCAGGAGACCGTCGAGCGCATCGACGCCGCCGCGGTGCGGGCCTTCTACGAGGCCCACGTCCGCCCCGCCGCCGCGACCGTCGTGGTCGTCGGCGACTTCACCGGCGTCGATCTCGACCACGCCCTGGCCGAGTCCCTGGGTGCCTGGACCGGTGGCCCGGCCGAGCCCCGGCCCATGCCGGCCATCAGCACGGAGGACGCCGGCCGCGTCGTCATCGTCGACCGCCCCGGCGCCGTCCAGACCCAGCTGCTGCTGGGCCGCGTCGGCACCGACCGGCACGACCGCGCCTGGCCCGCCCAGGTGCTCGGCACCTACTGCCTCGGCGGCACCCTGACCTCCCGTCTGGACCGGGTGCTGCGTGAGGAGAAGGGCTACACCTACGGCGTGCGGGCCTTCTGCCAGGCGCTGCGCTCCGCGCCCGACGGCACGGGCCTCGGGATGGTGGCCGTCAGCGGCTCCGTGGACACCCCCAACACGGGCCCGGCGCTGGAGGACCTCTGGGGAGTGCTGCGCACCCTGGCGGCCGAGGGCCTGACCGAGGCCGAGCGGGACGTGGCCGTGCAGAACCTGGTCGGCGTCGCCCCGCTGAAGTACGAGACGGCGGCGGCCGTCGCGGGCACCTTCGCGGACCAGGTCGAGCAGTACCTGCCGGACGACTACCAGGCGGGGCTGTACGAACGCCTCGCGGAGACCGGCACGGTGGAGGCCACCGCGGCCGTCGTGAACGCCTTCCCGGCCGACCGGCTCGTCACGGTCCTCGTGGGCGACGCGGCCGAGATCGCCGAGCCTGTCAAGGCGCTGGGGATCGGCCCGGTGACGGTCGTCTCCGCCTGA